A segment of the Chryseobacterium scophthalmum genome:
CAACTAAGATTATTTCAGGATTTATTTCTTTTGAAAAGTTTTTTACTTTTAAAATTAAACCTTTTCTATCGACTGTTAAATGATAATCTTCTGAAAAAAAAGAGCTACCGTTTTCAGAAGAGAAAATTTTCTGAATTTCTTCTGTTCGGTTAAAACCATATTTTTTTAGAATCTCAAATTGTACGAAATCACTTTCCTGAGCCAGCTTTTCTTTTGATAAGATTTTGTGCTCTTTGTTAAATACAGAAAGATTTTTTTCTATGATTTGAATCTGATGAGTAACAAAATCTTTGGTCTGATTAAGAAAAGAAATGCTTTTTTTGAAGTTTTCTAAAAACTGATCATTGGTTTCAGCAAGTTTAGGAACCAATTCATTCCTGATCTTATTTCTCAGATAATCACTTTTTTTATTGGAAAGATCTTCGCGGAAATTAATATTGTTTTCTTCAGCAAATTGGTAAATTTCTTCTTTTGAAAAATTTAATAATGGTCTCAGAATATTATTTTCATTGGCCGGAATTCCGCTTAAACCATTAATTCCGGAAGCTTTTGAAAGATTAATGATAAAGGTTTCCAACTGATCATTCAAATGATGAGCGGTTACCAAAAAATCCAGATTTTCTTTCTCCTGAATTTTTCTAAAAAATTGGTAGCGAATTTCTCTAGCCCAAAGCTGAATAGAGTTTTCTGGTTTGTTATCAACTTCAGAAACTTCATATAAATGAAATTTAATATTATTCTTGTAGCAAAAATCTTCGACTACTTTCTGATCAGAATCAGAATCTTCACCACGAAGTTTGTAGTTAATATGCGCAACCTGAAACTTGTATCCCGAACCTTGTAACTCATTAAAAAGATACGTTAAAACCATAGAATCTGCACCTCCGCTTACCGCTAAAAGATAGGTTGAGTTACCGGATGATTGGGTAAGATTTTGAAGCTGTTTTTCAAATGCGAATTGTGTAAGCATAATGCTCAGAATTTCTTTTGAACAAAGATAATCCTATTTATTAAAATGAATTTTGTTACCTTTGAAATCGTTTAAAAAGTTTATTTATGAAGATTTTTAAAATTTTAGTAGCTTCAGTAGTGGTGTTGGGAATGACATCTTGCGTTAGTAAGAAGCAGTATGATGCTCTAAGTGGCAACTACAAACAGTGTATTGAAAATATTGGTGAGAGACAACGTGAAATTCAGGATCTGAAAGGTCAGAATTCTACATTGACGGCGGAAAATAACTTATTAAAAAGTCAGCACGATGCTTTGAAATCATCTTTGGATGCTTGTCTTTCAAACACAGGAAAGAGCTCAGCAAATATTGATAAATTGGTTGGTGAGATCAATGCATCAAATTCTTATATCAAACAGTTGATTTCTGCAAATGCTAAAAACGACAGTTTAAATTTAGCGTTATCAAACAAGTTAAAAAGATCTTTGGACAATGTTACTGATCAGGATGTTCAGGTAAAAGTTCTTAAAGGTGTTGTAATGATTTCATTGTCAGATAAATTATTATACAAAACAGGAGATTACAACGTTTTACCTGCAGCTCAGGAAGTTTTAGGTAAAGTTGCAAAAGTAATCAACGATTATGATAAGTATTCTGTATTGATTGAAGGTAACACAGATAATGCGCCATTAAGCTCTGCAAACTTACCGAGAGACAACTGGGATCTTTCTGCATTGAGAGGTACAGCGATTGCTAAAATATTGCAGGCTCAGTTTGGGGTAGATCCTGCAAGGATTACAGCAGGTGGTCGTTCTGAATACAATCCTAAAGCTACCAACATGAGTGTTTCTGGAAGATCTGAAAACAGAAGAACAGAAATTATCATCATGCCTAAGCTGGATGAGTTTATGAAATTGATGGATATCACTCCTAAGAAATAATAAGACAAAACTTAAATAAAGAATTCCGATAAGTAATTATCGGAATTTTTTGTTTTCAAACTACATCTTCTTTTTTAAGAAGCTTTATAATCTGATCTAAGAAAAAACTGCGTCTTCTTTTACGGGAACTAATTTTTGTGGATGACGATTGGGTAATCGTGTAATTCTTTTCGCCATTCACGGGTAACAAATTTGTTTTCATCATCTTCATTCGAGTATTCTTACCTCTTTCTCTTATTTTGCAGTACCACAAAGTTATCAGCCTATCATCAGGAAAACAATCCGTATTTTTACGGATATTTTTTTGGAGATTATATTTTGATTTAAGACCCAGAATTATTTTAATTAAATTTGAACAAATAAAAAAATAATGAGTTTTTTTGAAGAAAAAAATCCGGAAATGGATCGGTATCTGGAAAATCATGCTTCGTCTGAGCCCGAAATTCTTAAAAAATTAAGAAGAGAAACTTTTCAGAAAACCACTCAGCCGCATATGATTTCCGGTTATCAGCAGGGAAGGCTTCTAACGATTATTTCTAAAATGCTGAATCCTAAAAATGTTTTAGAAATAGGAACTTTTACAGGATATGCCACACTTTGCCTTACAGAAGGTTTGTCTCCGGAAGGAAAAATAACAACGCTTGATGTAAATGAAGATCTGGCTTATCTTCCAAGAAAATATTTCTCTGAAAGTAAATTTTCAAACCAAATTGATTTTAAAATTCAGGATGCAAAAGAATTTCTACGGAATACTGATGAGGTTTTTGATCTGATTTTTATTGATGCCGATAAAGAAAATTATGCTGAATATTTCAGATTAATCAAACCGAAGACAAAATCCGGCTCTGTAGTTCTGTTTGATAATGTACTTTGGTACGGTAAAGTTTTAGAAGAAAACCCGAAGCAGAAATCTACCCAAATCATTAAAGAACTTAATGATTTGGTGGCAAAAGATGATGATTTTGAAAATCTTATTCTACCTTTGCGTGACGGAGTAAACTTCTTAAGAAGGAAATAAAATAAGGCTGAGTTTAAGGTTAAGATTTTACAGCGTATTTTTCTAAGCCTCAACCTCAACCTATAACCTTAATATAAATTGATGGATAAAGGAATTTGTATCGTGACTGTTGCGCCTGTTCGTTCCGAAAATTCGGATAGAGCAGAAATCGTTACCGAAATTTTGTATGGTGAAAGTGCAGATATTTTGGAAGTAAATAAAAACTGGACGAAAATAAAAATGCACTACGACGGCTATGAAGGCTGGATGGATACCAAACAAATCAAACCTGTCACCGAAGAATATCTTGCTAACAGAAAGGTAACCCTCATTACAGAAGATTTTTCTTCGGTAATGACTCTTGAGGGAAAAACGTTGTTGTCAATGGGCTCTGAAGTAGAGTTTCCGGCTGTTGCATCCAGAAGAAGTCATGATGTACGTGAAAGTATTGCTTTAACGGCAAAAGAATTTCTAAACATTCCTTATTTGTGGGGTGGAAAAAGTTTTTTTGCGGTTGACTGTTCCGGTTTTGTACAGTTGGTTTATAAAATTCATAATGTGAAAATGCCTAGAGATACTTATCAACAAGCAGAAATAGGAGAGACTTTGAGTTTTGTAGAAGAAAGCCAGCCGGGAGATTTAGCTTTTTTCGAAAATTCTGAAGGCAAAATTATTCATGTAGGGATTATGCTCGACAATCAAAAAATTATCCATGCTTCCGGAAAAGTAAGAATAGATACGCTCGATTCTAGTGGGATTTTTAATAAAGAAATGAATAAACATACTCACAAACTGAGAGTCATTAAAAGCATTCTTTAAACTTTTATGGAAACTGTAATTCTTACTGTTTTTGATATTCTGAATTTAGTATTGATCCTGTTTTTATGGGTTTATACTTTAAAAATATTTAAAAAACTTCCTGAGAAAATTCCGACTCATTTTGATCTTGAAGGGAAACCCGATCATTTTGGAGGGAAAAGATTTGCTTTTTTTCTCCCTGTTTTAGCGGTCATATTTTATGTGGTTTTCTTTTTTATAACAAAACATCCCGACACCGGAAATTTTCCGTTTGAGATTACAGAGGCAAATCAGAAAATGCAGTTTCTCATCATGATTTTTCTGTTGAAATGGCTTTTGTTTCTTGTTTTATTGATGTTTTTAAATATTCAGGATTATACAATTCGGTACAGTTTAAATTCAGACTCGAAAGCAAGAGTTCACATTTTATTATTTATTCCTTTTATTTTTATCAGCGTAATGGCCGCAATAATCTCGGCATATATTTATCAATAATCTATGGCTATTTTGTATTCCATATTTGTAAATCTTCTCATTTTCGGAATGAAAGTTTTGTCGTTGTTTAATGATAAAACTAAAAAAGGCGTTGAAGGAAGAAAACAATCTTTAGAGACTGTAAAATCAGCATTTTCTTCTTCTGATAAAGTTTTGTGGATGCATGCTGCAAGTCTTGGAGAATACGAACAGGGACTTCCTGTTTTAGAAAAACTCAAAAAAAACTTTCCGAATCATAAAATTCTGATTACTTTCTTTTCACCATCGGGTTACGAAAATGTAGTTAAGAAAAAACATATTGCAGATGCGGTTTGTTATCTTCCTTTTGATAGAAAAAGCACAGTAGAAGAATTTATTTCTCAG
Coding sequences within it:
- a CDS encoding O-methyltransferase, which translates into the protein MSFFEEKNPEMDRYLENHASSEPEILKKLRRETFQKTTQPHMISGYQQGRLLTIISKMLNPKNVLEIGTFTGYATLCLTEGLSPEGKITTLDVNEDLAYLPRKYFSESKFSNQIDFKIQDAKEFLRNTDEVFDLIFIDADKENYAEYFRLIKPKTKSGSVVLFDNVLWYGKVLEENPKQKSTQIIKELNDLVAKDDDFENLILPLRDGVNFLRRK
- the tilS gene encoding tRNA lysidine(34) synthetase TilS is translated as MLTQFAFEKQLQNLTQSSGNSTYLLAVSGGADSMVLTYLFNELQGSGYKFQVAHINYKLRGEDSDSDQKVVEDFCYKNNIKFHLYEVSEVDNKPENSIQLWAREIRYQFFRKIQEKENLDFLVTAHHLNDQLETFIINLSKASGINGLSGIPANENNILRPLLNFSKEEIYQFAEENNINFREDLSNKKSDYLRNKIRNELVPKLAETNDQFLENFKKSISFLNQTKDFVTHQIQIIEKNLSVFNKEHKILSKEKLAQESDFVQFEILKKYGFNRTEEIQKIFSSENGSSFFSEDYHLTVDRKGLILKVKNFSKEINPEIILVENFDSHQDQTSINIKNYIEDGKPFNWVFDTDKLQFPLYLRKQKDGDEFYPSGFSGKKKVSKFFRDEKLSALTKEKIWILCDAKDHILGIVPLRQDRRSEAEVNTQKTTTVQWIEEQPIL
- a CDS encoding OmpA family protein, yielding MKIFKILVASVVVLGMTSCVSKKQYDALSGNYKQCIENIGERQREIQDLKGQNSTLTAENNLLKSQHDALKSSLDACLSNTGKSSANIDKLVGEINASNSYIKQLISANAKNDSLNLALSNKLKRSLDNVTDQDVQVKVLKGVVMISLSDKLLYKTGDYNVLPAAQEVLGKVAKVINDYDKYSVLIEGNTDNAPLSSANLPRDNWDLSALRGTAIAKILQAQFGVDPARITAGGRSEYNPKATNMSVSGRSENRRTEIIIMPKLDEFMKLMDITPKK
- a CDS encoding DUF1648 domain-containing protein → METVILTVFDILNLVLILFLWVYTLKIFKKLPEKIPTHFDLEGKPDHFGGKRFAFFLPVLAVIFYVVFFFITKHPDTGNFPFEITEANQKMQFLIMIFLLKWLLFLVLLMFLNIQDYTIRYSLNSDSKARVHILLFIPFIFISVMAAIISAYIYQ
- a CDS encoding C40 family peptidase, with protein sequence MDKGICIVTVAPVRSENSDRAEIVTEILYGESADILEVNKNWTKIKMHYDGYEGWMDTKQIKPVTEEYLANRKVTLITEDFSSVMTLEGKTLLSMGSEVEFPAVASRRSHDVRESIALTAKEFLNIPYLWGGKSFFAVDCSGFVQLVYKIHNVKMPRDTYQQAEIGETLSFVEESQPGDLAFFENSEGKIIHVGIMLDNQKIIHASGKVRIDTLDSSGIFNKEMNKHTHKLRVIKSIL